A region from the Brassica napus cultivar Da-Ae chromosome C8, Da-Ae, whole genome shotgun sequence genome encodes:
- the LOC106415291 gene encoding probable galactinol--sucrose galactosyltransferase 2, with the protein MTITSNISVQNDNLVVQGKTILTKIPDNIILTPVAGAGSDSGAFIGATFKQSKSLHVFPIGVLEGLRFMCCFRFKLWWMTQRMGTSGKDIPLETQFMLLESKDEVNGDDAPTVYTVFLPLLEGQFRAVLQGNEKNEIEICLESGDKAVGTSQGTHLVYVHAGTNPFEVITQSVKAAERQMQTFHHREKKKLPSFVDWFGWCTWDAFYTDVTAEGVDEGLRSLSEGGTPPRFLIIDDGWQQIENKEKDSNCLVQEGAQFATRLVGIKENAKFQKNDPKDTQVSGLKSVVDNAKQRHNVKQVYAWHALAGYWGGVKPAASGMEHYDSALAYPVQSPGVLGNQPDIVMDSLAVHGLGLVNPKKVFNFYNELHSYLASCGIDGVKVDVQNIIETLGAGLGGRVSLTRSYHQALEASIARNFKDNGCISCMCHNTDGLYSAKQTAIVRASDDYYPRDPASHTIHIASVAYNTLFLGEFMQPDWDMFHSLHPTAEYHAAARAVGGCAIYVSDKPGNHNFDLLRKLVLPDGSVLRARLPGRPTRDCLFADPARDGTSLLKIWNMNKFTGIVGVFNCQGAGWCKDTKKNRIHDTSPGTLTGLVRAEDADLISEVAGEDWSGDSIVYAYKSGELVRLPKGASIPLTLKVLEYELFHISPLKEITASISFAPIGLLDMFNSSGAIQSMEINTVTDEKPELSSSSVVSENRSPTALISLGVRGCGRFGAYSSQRPLRCAVDSTETEFNYDAEVGLVTLNLPVTREEMFRWRVEILV; encoded by the exons atgacgaTCACTTCAAACATCTCTGTCCAAAACGACAACCTTGTTGTCCAAGGGAAGACTATCCTCACCAAAATCCCCGACAACATTATCCTAACTCCGGTCGCCGGTGCCGGATCAGATTCCGGAGCCTTTATAGGCGCAACATTTAAACAGAGCAAGAGTCTCCACGTGTTCCCCATCGGTGTGTTGGA GGGTCTTCGGTTTATGTGCTGTTTCCGGTTTAAACTATGGTGGATGACTCAGAGAATGGGAACCTCTGGAAAAGACATTCCTTTGGAGACACAGTTCATGTTACTGGAGAGTAAAGATGAGGTTAACGGAGATGATGCTCCTACTGTTTATACCGTCTTCCTCCCCCTACTTGAAGGCCAGTTCAGAGCTGTTTTGCAAGGAAATGAGAAGAACGAGATTGAGATTTGTCTTGAGAGTG GTGATAAGGCGGTGGGAACTAGCCAAGGAACACACCTTGTCTATGTTCATGCTGGGACTAATCCCTTTGAAGTTATCACGCAATCCGTAAA GGCTGCAGAGAGACAAATGCAGACGTTTCATCACCGTGAGAAGAAGAAG CTGCCTTCTTTTGTAGACTGGTTTGGATGGTGTACATGGGACGCGTTCTACACAGACGTGACTGCCGAGGGCGTTGATGAGGGCCTTAGAAG TCTTTCAGAAGGAGGTACTCCACCAAGGTTTCTGATCATAGATGACGGTTGGCaacaaatagaaaacaaagagaaagatTCAAACTGCCTTGTCCAGGAAGGAGCACA GTTTGCTACTAGGCTTGTTGGTATAAAGGAGAACGCAAAATTTCAAAAGAATGATCCTAAGGACACGCAAGTGTCAGGGCTTAAGAGTGTAGTTGACAATGCAAAGCAGCGCCATAATGTGAA GCAAGTGTATGCGTGGCACGCTTTAGCTGGCTACTGGGGCGGAGTGAAACCCGCAGCTTCCGGTATGGAACACTACGACAGTGCATTAGCATACCCAGTCCAGTCCCCAGGTGTCTTAGGGAAccaaccagatatagtaatggACAGCCTCGCTGTTCATGGACTCGGTCTTGTCAACCCCAAGAAAGTGTTCAACTTCTACAACGAGCTGCACTCCTACCTGGCTTCGTGTGGTATAGACGGAGTCAAAGTTGATGTTCAGAACATCATCGAAACTCTTGGTGCTGGTCTTGGTGGGAGAGTCTCTCTCACTCGCAGCTACCACCAGGCGTTAGAAGCTTCCATTGCTAGGAACTTTAAAGATAATGGGTGCATTTCTTGCATGTGTCACAACACGGATGGGTTATACAGCGCGAAACAGACTGCTATTGTTAGAGCGTCTGATGATTACTATCCGAGAGATCCTGCTTCTCACACTATACATATAGCATCGGTTGCTTACAATACTCTTTTCCTTGGAGAGTTCATGCAACCTGACTGGGACATGTTCCAT AGTTTACACCCAACTGCAGAGTACCATGCTGCGGCGCGTGCAGTAGGTGGATGTGCAATCTATGTCAG TGATAAGCCAGGCAACCACAACTTTGATCTATTGAGGAAGCTGGTTCTTCCTGATGGTTCAGTTCTCCGTGCTCGGCTTCCGGGTAGACCTACACGTGACTGCCTATTTGCTGATCCAGCTAGAGATGGAACAAGCTTGCTAAAGATCTGGAACATGAATAAGTTTACTGGTATAGTTGGTGTATTCAACTGTCAAGGTGCTGGTTGGTGCAAGGACACGAAGAAGAACAGGATTCATGATACTTCTCCTGGTACACTCACGGGTTTGGTCCGGGCGGAGGATGCTGATCTCATCTCTGAAGTGGCTGGTGAAGACTGGAGTGGAGATTCAATAGTCTACGCTTACAAATCAG GGGAGCTGGTTAGACTACCAAAGGGTGCATCAATCCCACTCACTCTCAAGGTTCTTGAATATGAACTCTTCCACATCTCTCCTCTAAAG GAAATCACTGCAAGCATCTCATTCGCACCTATTGGACTCCTGGACATGTTCAACTCAAGTGGAGCTATCCAGTCCATGGAGATCAATACCGTGACAGACGAGAAACCTgagctctcttcttcttcagtggtCAGCGAAAACCGTTCTCCAACAGCTCTGATATCTCTAGGTGTTAGAGGTTGTGGTCGTTTTGGGGCTTACTCTTCTCAGCGTCCACTAAGATGCGCTGTTGATAGCACCGAGACTGAGTTCAACTACGACGCGGAGGTTGGGCTTGTGACGTTGAACCTACCTGTGACGAGGGAGGAAATGTTCAGATGGCGTGTTGAGATTCTTGTGTAA